The following DNA comes from Pseudoalteromonas rubra.
GCGAAGCCCTAGCTGACAAGAAAATTCTAGAGAATGCAGTAGCAGACCTGGAAGCTATCTCTGGTCAGAAGCCTCTGGTAACTAAAGCACGCAAATCTGTTGCTGGCTTTAAGATCCGTGAAGGTTACCCAATTGGCTGTAAAGTAACCCTACGCGGCGAGCGTATGTGGGATTTCCTAGAGCGTCTAGTCTCTATCGCGATGCCACGTATTCGTGACTTCCGCGGTGTTAGCGCAAAGTCTTTCGACGGTCGCGGTAACTATTCTATGGGCGTACGTGAGCAAATCATCTTCCCAGAAATCGATTATGATAAAGTCGACCGTGTTCGCGGTATGGACATCACAATCACTACTTCTGCGAAAACAGATGACGAAGGCCGTGCGTTGTTAGAAGCGTTCAACTTCCCATTCAAAAAGTAAGGGTAGGGTTATGGCAAAGAATTCAATGAAAGCACGTGACGTAAAACGTGCTAAATTAGTTGCTCAGTATGCTGAAAAGCGTGCTGCGTTAAAAGCTATCATCAGCGATGTTAACGCATCTGATGATGAGCGTTGGGATGCAGTGTTAAA
Coding sequences within:
- the rplE gene encoding 50S ribosomal protein L5, with the translated sequence MAKLHEVYKDKVVKELFEKFGYSSVMQVPQIEKITLNMGVGEALADKKILENAVADLEAISGQKPLVTKARKSVAGFKIREGYPIGCKVTLRGERMWDFLERLVSIAMPRIRDFRGVSAKSFDGRGNYSMGVREQIIFPEIDYDKVDRVRGMDITITTSAKTDDEGRALLEAFNFPFKK